The Marivirga salinae DNA window GGAAGTGATAGCGATTGAATTCACTCCTGTTGGATTACATTATTTGTTTGATTTTGACATGAAAAAAAATCTCAATCAGATAGTTAGGTACAAATCTTCTAATCATGATATTCACTTTGATGAGGTGAATCGTACAAATTTTAAATCCGCCTTAGATCGCGCCTTACTGATGCAATTAAGCAATAGTAAAAAGAAATATAGTACAGAAATATTAGCAGCCATACAGTTGGCCGAAAAAAGCAAAGGGAAATATGAAATTGCTGTAGTGCCCCAATCAGTTGGAATGCATCCTAAAACATTTTACAGATTTTTCAAAAAGTATACTGGACTTACTCCAAAAAGATATTTCAGTATAACCCAATTCGAATCAGCCATATTGGAAATTATCAAAAACCAAAGTGTTGATAGAATGGATTTGGTGACGAAATCGGGCTATTATGATCAATCACATTTAATAAAAGCAATTCAAAAATTTAGTGGAAGTACGCCAGATCAAATAAATAATCTGGACAGTAATTGGATACAAT harbors:
- a CDS encoding AraC family transcriptional regulator, whose protein sequence is MDSINFKSIQYEEPTKALSPYVKFYLSLSFEAPDSPLWIPADRRNQILILKRGKVKLNTEISTYEQAKISVRHCFDTPLEVRFSSGMVEVIAIEFTPVGLHYLFDFDMKKNLNQIVRYKSSNHDIHFDEVNRTNFKSALDRALLMQLSNSKKKYSTEILAAIQLAEKSKGKYEIAVVPQSVGMHPKTFYRFFKKYTGLTPKRYFSITQFESAILEIIKNQSVDRMDLVTKSGYYDQSHLIKAIQKFSGSTPDQINNLDSNWIQFLLQNNLYH